Within Oncorhynchus keta strain PuntledgeMale-10-30-2019 chromosome 30, Oket_V2, whole genome shotgun sequence, the genomic segment TGTGGATAATAAATTGACTAAGTTGGTTAGAGGAGAATAAGATACCTCTTTAGGAATAATGTGCTGATCGACTTTCCCTTCATTTTCCTGGAGCCGGGCTGCGATGGGCGTCAGTTTGGCTGTCCGCACAGTCTCGTTCAAAACCTGCTGAAAATACCTATAGTATAGAAGATGCATTTGATAAGCATGATAAAATGTATCTATAAACATACCTTGAAGACATGCTACCATGAGGATACATGCCCCTTCTGCTGTGACCGACCAGGGTTCGAACCCAGGTGTTATGTGGGCCACAAGGCTATTAGCCCCTGTTAGCTTAGGCATTAGCTCAGGAAGCTACACCAGTCTTCAGGTCTCATATAAGGTACACGTCATGCAAGAGTGGATCTGAAACACCTCTGTTACACTGCATCACATTGTTCATGTTATTTGGCTGTCAGAGGTCACCTGAGCTGTGGGATCTTATCCAGAGAAACGGGCTCAGAGCCCAGAACATCCTCCAGCTCCTGATGCAGCTTCTCCTGAACGTCCTCTGATGTGGACAGGAAGTGTACTGCCCAGATGCACACTTGGGAAATATTACAACCACAAAGAGAAACATCAACACTTTGTGAGAGAGATTTTCTGACAGAATACTAAGCAAATGTATGATTTTATTCTCTCAGAAAAAATTGACGATTGGCTACACCCATAAAAGCCGCAAGTTCTGACGTAGATAGGCATAATCTATTTATTACTAGTACTCACAATTAGCTGTGATGACACAACCTGCCAGTGTGAATACCATGCTGTCCTCCATCACCTACAAAAGAGAAACAATGAAAACAAGCGTTCATTAAAACAAAAGCAGGAAGGAAGTTTTATTTTGCTCTGCCTCAATGAGCCTGTTCTCCTTATAATCAAAGAATCTGTGcatcacctgtctctctgtgaggtTGGACTGGAGAAGAGTGTCTACAAACGCTGTCTGGCTCCTTTGTCCTTTCCTGTCTTTAGCCACAGACATCAGCACTGTTTCCATTTCTGCCAGCGCTGTAAACAAACAATGTACTTagcatgaggaaagaaaatgtaTACACATCTCTTTTCTATTTCAGATACATTCTATAAAGAAGTGTATGCTGAGATGTACAAGTAACACATATGATCCATAGCAGTGAACTAGTTCTCACTCACCGCTCTCATAGTGCTCCTTTCTGATGGAGCTCTTCTCCATGGAACCGTCCAAATAGCCTTTTCCGATCTCCGACCAGATCTGACAAGTAAAGAGAATTATCTGTGAAAATCTGCAAACACCGGTCGTAATGGGCATCTTTTCACCAGAAACGGTGACTTTAAATGTGACTGCTCACTCACTGCCTCATGGTTCTTTCGGAAGCCGATGACTTCAGCATCATTCCGGAAACGGTCACCCAAAGCGAGTTGAGTGACAGCCTTCATGGCCAATCCTAGCAGATGGGCACAGAGGGGTGTGTGCTGGTCCTTAGGGAAAGACTGCCACTTCCCCACTAACTCCTCCACCAACTAGAACAGGACAaacggggagggagacagagagagcgtgtgtcaatgggaaagggggatagttagtcagttgtccaactgaaatgtgtcttccgcatttaacccaacccctctgaatcagagagtcgaagggggctgccttaatcgacgtccacggcgcccggggaacagtgggttaagtgccttgctcaggggcagaacaacatatttttaccttatcagctcagtgattcgatccagcaaccttccggttactggcctaacgctctaaccactaggctaccgaaCTATAACATTCCAGGGAAGTGAGCACAACAAGCTTTTGGAGTAAACAAATACTAATGAATACACAAAAACAGAAGAAAGTATTGCATAAATGCTACAGCCAAATATTAAAAACTGCCAAATGAGCCATTGTGTAAGAGGCAAACCTTCAGCAGCATTGGAAAGTTTTTCTCCAGGGTGTTGTTGACGGCACTCTCATACAACTTCTTCCTCATTACAGCCTCTGTGGCCCCTCCACCCGTTCCTGACTGGTAACCTAGCAACGACTTCAGCATTGTCTCAAATGAGTCCGCTACAAGTAAGGATAGAAGATGTCACAGTGTTACTGTTTCTTTATTTCAAAACAACACTGTACATGTATAACGGAAATCACCTGAATCTGTTACAATGTCTATCTATACCCACATTCTACTTAGAATGGTGCAATCTTTTAAGCATGAATTTTAAGTGGaccgactaaccggtgtctgtatgtagcctcactacttttatagtcttgctactgtttttcactgttgtttttatttctttacttacccattgttcacctaatagcttttttgcactattggctAGAgccttaagtaagcatttcactgttgtattcggcgcacgtgacaaataaacgttgatttgacgTTAGTAGGGACAGAGCACCTGTTTCCCTTTCCTCCCAAtagttcccctccctccccagtacTCACTAGTCCTGTTGGGGTTGATGTGCTGCCGTAGCTGGTCCACTGAACCCAAGCTGACCACAGGGCGTCCTCCAAACCAGAAGGATGCCACAGGACCAAACTGTCCATGTAGACTAGCCAGGAACTCATGCAGACTGCCTCGGTTCACTATGTCTTGCAGATTTCCATCCCTAGATTAAGAGAATGAGACGAATAAACCAATAGGAACCTAGTTCAGGCCAGGGCCCGTATTCAGAAAAATTCTCAGTGTATGAGTGCTGATccaggatcagtttagccttttatatGGAGATGAATAGACAGGGGGATCTGATCCTGGATCAGTACTCCTACAGTGACGCTTATAAATATGGGCTGAGATCAAGTGTGGAGTACTAAAGAGAGACCGTACTTAGAAAGTTGTAAAACATATTTGGTCATAGTCTACTCACTTCTCTTCGGTAGGGTTGAGACCTGGTATACCAGAAGCACTTCTTGATGACTTGAGAAAAAAATGAATCAAGTGTGTTACTTTCAGTTTCAAGAGAGACATAAATTAAACATGACAAGAAATTCTGTGCAGTTTACATATTCTAAGTCTATGGCAGTAACCTCTAAAAACTTGAGCTTTGAAAACAATATTTGTCCACTCCACAATTCACTTAAACTGCTGAAACCTTTGGGTGCTAAAGGTAGATGCATAAAATGTCCAGGGATTTTTTTTTAACTGTCATGTCACTGTAAAATTGCACAAAGTTAGCAGCTTTACAAGTAACGTTAGGTAGTAATGACATGGTGGATATACGATGTTGCAAATATTGGCTATAATATAAACACAGGCATTGACTTACTGGATACAAATAGAGGACTGCGCCGACCAGAATGATGACAAAAGTCACTGCAAATATCGCAAAGTCCAGCATGTTTGCTGGTGTTACTAAAAAAAACGTTTAGACAGTTAGCTAAAACGATACTATACATTCGGTATCGCTACCACGTCTACGGTAGCATCACAACTCCGTGTTCTACTGCAAAGCCTGCACACAGTCAGTGAGGCCAGAGCAATGCATCTCAGAGCGCATGGATAAATCAGAATGTACAGAAGCAGATACAATCTAACTACAAAATGTTACAAACTACTTGATCTGGCATAGCACAATTGGTCAAATCAATTCATTTTCACCTATCCAGATAATTTAGTGATTGGTCCTAGCCAGGTCTACTTAGACCAAGGGGGGGAAGCAATGGTCCATTTTCCAAAAATTCGAACAACATACTTATATTCTGGGCAATGACAAAAGTGTCTGTAGATCATAAATCCGAGAGCAGATAGAGGAGAGCAGATACAGTTTTAGTATCTTAATTTCATCACCCTGTTGCAAGAGAACACTTGTAGTCGTTTctaggtttaaaaaggcttctgaagtttgtactttttccactttgaaatttccgACTTGCTTTTCCCTTACAATAAAAAACTAAAAtaatcaacccctacaaaaatgccCATTAACGATTTTAACATGTACATctcagtggggcaaaaaatgttTTAGTCTAAACTATTTGTTCAGCTCTTTtggaaatgtacagcgacagaattcaaaACATGGGCCGTGTTCTCCCTCTACTTCAAGTCAGAA encodes:
- the LOC118363744 gene encoding cytochrome P450 20A1-like, with the protein product MLDFAIFAVTFVIILVGAVLYLYPSSRSASGIPGLNPTEEKDGNLQDIVNRGSLHEFLASLHGQFGPVASFWFGGRPVVSLGSVDQLRQHINPNRTTDSFETMLKSLLGYQSGTGGGATEAVMRKKLYESAVNNTLEKNFPMLLKLVEELVGKWQSFPKDQHTPLCAHLLGLAMKAVTQLALGDRFRNDAEVIGFRKNHEAIWSEIGKGYLDGSMEKSSIRKEHYESALAEMETVLMSVAKDRKGQRSQTAFVDTLLQSNLTERQVMEDSMVFTLAGCVITANLCIWAVHFLSTSEDVQEKLHQELEDVLGSEPVSLDKIPQLRYFQQVLNETVRTAKLTPIAARLQENEGKVDQHIIPKETLVIYALGVVLQDADTWSRPYKFDPDRFTEDSARKSFSLLGFSGNQACPELRFAYTVATVVLSTVVRQLKLHQVKGQVVEARSELVSTPKDDTWITVSRRS